The Brassica napus cultivar Da-Ae chromosome C7, Da-Ae, whole genome shotgun sequence genome has a segment encoding these proteins:
- the LOC106349442 gene encoding amino-acid permease BAT1, which translates to MGGFSGDQSLTPSMDSGQARLKELGYKQELKRDLSVFSNFAISFSIISVLTGITTTYNTGLRFGGTVTLVYGWFVAGVFTMCVGLSMAEICSSYPTSGGLYYWSAMLAGPRWAPLASWLTGWFNIVGQWAVTASVDFSLAQLIQVIVLLSTGGKNGGGYQGSDYVVIAIHGGILFIHALLNSLPISVLSFIGQLAALWNLLGVLVLMILIPVVSTERATTKFVFTNFNTDNGLGITSYAYIFVLGLLMSQYTITGYDASAHMTEETIDADKNGPRGIISAIGISILFGWGYILGISYAVTDIPYLLTETNNSGGYAIAEIFYLAFKSRFGSGTGGIVCLGIVAVAVFFCGMSSVTSNSRMAYAFSRDGAMPFSPLWHKVNSREVPVNAVWLSASISFCMALTSLGSIVAFQAMVSIATIGLYIAYALPIFLRVTLSRKTFVAGPFSLGRYGNVVGWVAVIWVATISVLFSLPVAYPITAETLNYTPVAVAGLLAIILSYWLISARHWFTGPVSNILS; encoded by the exons ATGGGAGGATTCTCCGGTGATCAGTCTTTAACTCCCTCCATGGACTCCGGCCAAGCCCGCCTCAAGGAGCTCGGCTACAAGCAAGAGCTGAAGCGTGACCTCTC GGTCTTCTCCAATTTCGCCATCTCATTTTCCATCATATCTGTTCTCACGGGGATCACTACAACGTACAACACCGGTTTGAGATTCGGCGGCACGGTTACTCTGGTTTACGGATGGTTCGTGGCTGGAGTGTTCACTATGTGCGTGGGGTTGTCGATGGCTGAGATCTGCTCCTCGTACCCAACTTCCGGTGGTCTCTACTACTGGAGTGCTATGCTCGCTGGCCCTCGATGGGCTCCTCTTGCCTCTTGGTTGACCGGCTG GTTCAACATCGTTGGTCAG TGGGCAGTTACTGCGAGCGTTGACTTCTCTCTGGCACAGCTGATTCAAGTGATCGTGCTTCTCTCCACCGGCGGTAAAAATGGCGGAGGATACCAAGGATCGGACTATGTAGTCATTGCTATCCATGGGGGGATCTTGTTCATACATGCACTTCTCAACAGCCTCCCCATCTCCGTCTTGTCTTTCATTGGACAGCTCGCTGCTCTCTGGAATCTACTTG GGGTTCTGGTGCTTATGATCCTGATCCCTGTGGTTTCTACCGAGAGAGCCACAACTAAGTTTGTCTTCACTAACTTCAACACTGACAATGGACTCGGCATTACAAGCTACGCTTACATATTCGTTTTGGGACTCCTCATGAGCCAGTACACCATCACAGGATATGATGCATCTGCCCACATG ACTGAGGAGACAATTGACGCAGACAAGAATGGTCCAAGAGGAATAATAAGTGCAATTGGGATATCAATACTGTTTGGATGGGGTTATATATTGGGCATAAGCTATGCTGTCACAGACATACCTTACCTCCTGACTGAGACCAACAACTCTGGTGGGTACGCCATCGCTGAGATCTTCTACTTAGCTTTCAAGAGCAGGTTTGGGAGTGGTACAGGAGGAATCGTGTGCTTAGGCATTGTTGCTGTTGCTGTGTTTTTCTGTGGCATGAGCTCTGTCACCAGCAATTCTAG GATGGCGTATGCGTTTTCGAGAGATGGAGCAATGCCATTTTCTCCCTTATGGCACAAAGTGAACAGCAGAGAGGTTCCTGTTAACGCGGTTTGGCTCTCTGCTTCCATATCGTTCTGTATGGCCCTCACC TCACTGGGGAGTATAGTGGCGTTCCAAGCAATGGTGTCGATAGCAACCATTGGACTGTACATAGCATACGCATTACCGATCTTTTTGAGAGTGACGCTGTCACGCAAAACCTTTGTGGCTGGACCATTCAGCCTAGGGAGGTACGGAAACGTTGTCGGGTGGGTGGCAGTCATATGGGTTGCAACCATCTCCGTCCTCTTCTCACTTCCCGTGGCATATCCCATAACGGCGGAGACACTTAACTACACTCCAGTGGCAGTGGCTGGCTTGTTGGCCATAATCCTCTCGTACTGGCTTATAAGCGCCCGCCATTGGTTTACTGGTCCAGTTTCCAACATTCTTAGCTGA
- the LOC106349441 gene encoding E3 ubiquitin-protein ligase RHA2B, translating to MGLQGQLSDVSSDSIPLMLVALLATLFKHVRSFFLRFSALSVVVDDAAASASVTSGLANLAVLADQLKLNRLFSYSYVGNAASDCIVCLSTLKTGEEVRKLDCRHVFHKHCLEGWLQHLNFNCPLCRSTLLGHGHGEGGPSSLHSAATASR from the coding sequence atgggGTTACAAGGTCAACTCTCCGACGTCTCCTCCGATTCAATCCCTCTGATGCTCGTCGCTCTCCTCGCCACTCTCTTCAAACACGTCCGCTCCTTCTTCCTCCGCTTCTCCGCCCTCTCCGTTGTCGTCGACGATGCTGCTGCTTCTGCCTCCGTTACTTCAGGACTCGCGAACCTCGCCGTACTCGCAGACCAGCTCAAACTCAACAGACTCTTCTCCTACAGCTACGTTGGTAACGCCGCCTCGGACTGCATCGTGTGTTTGTCTACGCTTAAGACCGGAGAAGAAGTGAGGAAGCTGGATTGCAGACACGTGTTCCATAAACACTGTTTGGAAGGTTGGCTCCAGCATCTTAATTTCAATTGCCCGCTTTGTAGATCTACGTTGCTTGGCCATGGACATGGAGAAGGTGGACCGAGCTCTCTTCACTCAGCAGCCACTGCTTCTCGttga
- the LOC106349439 gene encoding DExH-box ATP-dependent RNA helicase DExH5, mitochondrial has protein sequence MKDRLPHPSLYVPPHQRLRSTPPDYAFHPLPLSHTQSQKPPFLPTRLVSAYDDSVSEVAQLPEPVAFHCANLDEWRRNLSMLLRDSVKQEVISREKKDRRDFDKLAALATSLGLYSHAYAKVVVFSKIPLPNYRFDLDDKRPLREVSVHTDIVKRVDAYLKEHLSKKSKRTDGIPVNSFSRTSSTSSMATDEGLLEQPELPAASKTALDKILWQRSLQLRERQDYWEKSVEGQRMLECRRCLPAYKQRDVVLSAISQNQVIVVSGETGCGKTTQIPQFILESEIEANRGALCNIICTQPRKISAMSVSERVACERGEPLGESVGYKVRLEGVRGRDTRLLFCTTGILLRRLLVDRSLRGVTHVIVDEIHERGMNEDFLLIILKDLLPRRPELKLILMSATLDAELFSSYFGGAGVIHIPGFTYPVRSYFLEDILEMFRYRLTPYNQIDDYGQERLWKMNKQIPRKRKSQIASVVEDALRAADFKEFSPETRESLSCWNPDCIGFNLIESLLCHLCENERPGGILVFMTGWDDISSLKDKLQIHPIFGNPNRVMLLACHGSMASFEQRLIFEEPASGVRKIVLATNIAETSITINDVAFVIDCGKAKETSYDALNNTPCLLPSWISKVSAQQRRGRAGRVQPGQCYHLYPKCLYDAFAEYQLPEILRTPLQSLCLQIKSLNFGTISEFLSRALQSPELLAVQKAIGYLKIIGALDENEQLTALGRYLAKLPMEPKLGKMLILGAILGCLDPILTVAAGLSVRDPFLTPLDKKDLAEAAKSQFSRDHSDHLALVRAYERYKRAEEEAGVYDYCWKNFLSIQSMRAIDSLRKEFFSLLKDTGLIDGTPATCKSGGNDENLTRAVICYGLYPGICSVVHNERSFSLKTMEDGQVLLYSNSVNARETKIPYPWLVFNEKIKVNSIFVRDSTAVSDSVLILFGGSVSRGDFDGHLKMLGGYLDFFMKPAVAEMYQTLKKELDELIQSKLLNPKMDMQAHRDLLSVIRLLVSEDRCEGSFVFGRQALKPLGTSAVSTQPTLVSRTESGPGGDNSKSQLQTMLTRAGHAAPMYKTKQLKNSKFQSTVEFNGTQIMGQPCSNKKSAEKDAAAEAIRWLMGGAKESHKHVNHMSNLLKRSKKDHL, from the exons ATGAAGGATCGTCTCCCTCATCCTTCCCTCTACGTTCCGCCTCACCAAAGGCTTCGCTCCACCCCTCCAGATTACGCCTTTCATCCTCTTCCTCTCTCCCACACGCAATCGCAAAAGCCACCATTCTTGCCTACTCGCCTTGTATCGGCCTACGATGACAGCGTTTCCGAGGTTGCTCAACTCCCCGAGCCG GTTGCATTTCATTGTGCCAACTTGGATGAATGGAGAAGGAACTTGTCTATGCTTTTGCGCGATTCTGTAAAGCAAGAAGTTATTTCCAGGGAGAAGAAAGATCGAAGGGATTTTGATAAACTTGCTGCACTCGCTACAAGTCTTGGATTGTATAG tCATGCATATGCTAAGGTTGTTGTGTTCAGTAAGATCCCACTCCCCAACTATAGGTTTGATCTAGATGACAAGAGACCTCTGAGGGAG GTGAGTGTGCATACGGACATTGTTAAAAGAGTTGATGCTTACCTCAAAGAACACCTCAGTAAAAAATCAAAGAGGACGGATGGTATCCCTGTGAATTCCTTCTCAAGAACTAGTAGCACAAGCAGTATGGCTACCGATGAAGGGCTTCTTGAGCAACCTGAGCTCCCGGCTGCCAGCAAGACTGCGCTCGACAAAATTCTTTGGCAGAGGAGCTTACAGCTGCGTGAACGACAAGACTATTGGGAG AAATCGGTTGAAGGTCAAAGAATGCTGGAATGTCGCAGATGTCTCCCTGCATATAAGCAGCGGGATGTGGTACTGTCAGCGATATCACAAAACCAG GTTATTGTTGTCTCTGGAGAAACAGGTTGTGGCAAGACCACACAGATTCCACAGTTTATTTTAGAATCAGAGATTGAAGCAAACCGTGGAGCTTTATGCAATATCATCTGTACTCAACCAAGAAAAATATCTGCTATGTCTGTTTCGGAGAGGGTTGCTTGCGAGAGAGGAGAGCCGTTGGGTGAATCC GTTGGATATAAAGTTAGATTGGAAGGTGTTAGAGGAAGAGATACACGGCTACTGTTTTGCACCACAGGCATTTTGTTGAGAAGGTTGTTGGTAGATCGAAGTTTAAGAGGAGTTACTCATGTTATTGTGGATGAAATTCATGAGCGTGGAATGAATGAAG atttCTTGCTAATCATTCTTAAAGATCTCCTACCACGCCGCCCAGAGCTTAAGCTGATTCTGATGAGTGCAACTTTAGATGCTGAGCTTTTCTCGTCATACTTTGGTGGGGCAGGTGTAATTCACATTCCA GGCTTTACGTATCCAGTTCGTAGTTATTTCTTAGAGGATATTCTGGAGATGTTCAGGTACAGATTGACTCCGTACAATCAAATTGATGACTATGGTCAAGAAAGATTGTGGAAGATGAACAAACAGATCCCAAGAAAAAGGAAGAGCCAAATTGCGTCTGTTGTGGAG GATGCACTGAGAGCGGCTGATTTCAAGGAGTTTAGCCCTGAGACTCGAGAGTCTTTATCTTGTTGGAATCCTGATTGTATTGGTTTTAATCTCATAGAATCTCTCCTTTGCCATTTATGTGAGAATGAGAGGCCTGGtggtattttagtttttatgacTGGATGGGATGATATCAGCTCTCTGAAAGATAAACTCCAGATTCATCCAATCTTTGGCAATCCAAACCGGGTTATGTTGCTTGCTTGCCATGGTTCTATGGCAAGCTTTGAGCAG AGGTTAATATTTGAAGAACCTGCAAGTGGAGTGAGAAAGATAGTTCTGGCCACTAATATCGCAGAAACGAGCATCACGATCAATGATGTTGCTTTTGTTATCGACTgtggaaaggcaaaagagaccTCCTATGATGCATTAAACAACACCCCCTGTTTGCTTCCTTCTTGGATTTCCAAGGTTTCAGCTCAGCAG AGAAGAGGAAGAGCTGGTCGTGTTCAACCTGGCCAGTGTTACCATCTGTACCCAAAGTGCTTATATGATGCTTTTGCAGAATATCAGTTGCCTGAAATTCTGAGAACGCCTTTACAGTCACTGTGTCTGCAAATCAAAAGCTTAAATTTTGGAACTATATCTGAGTTCTTATCAAGGGCACTGCAATCTCCTGAATTATTAGCG GTTCAAAAGGCCATTGGATATCTGAAGATAATAGGGGCATTGGATGAGAATGAACAGCTCACAGCTCTAG GTCGTTATTTGGCGAAGCTTCCCATGGAGCCAAAGCTTGGAAAAATGCTCATACTAGGAGCCATTCTAGGTTGCCTTGATCCCATATTGACTGTTGCGGCTGGCCTGAGTGTGAGAGATCCTTTCCTAACACCTCTGGACAAGAAAGAT CTCGCAGAAGCCGCCAAGTCTCAGTTTTCACGTGATCACAGTGATCATCTTGCACTTGTTCGGGCATATGAGAGGTATAAAAGAGCTGAGGAAGAGGCTGGGGTTTATGATTACTGCTGGAAAAACTTTCTCTCAATACAGTCGATGAGAGCTATTGATTCTCTCCGGAAAGAGTTCTTCTCATTACTCAAGGATACCGGATTAATAGATGGAACTCCAGCGACCTGCAAGTcaggagggaatgatgagaatcTTACCCGAGCAGTTATTTGTTATGGATTGTATCCAGGAATCTGCTCGGTTGTG CATAATGAGAGATCATTTTCCCTGAAGACTATGGAGGATGGCCAAGTTCTTCTTTATTCA AATTCTGTAAATGCTCGGGAAACAAAAATACCATATCCGTGGTTGGTTTTCAACGAGAAGATTAAAGTGAACTCTATATTCGTGAGGGATTCAACAGCTGTATCTGACTCTGTGCTTATCCTCTTTGGCGGTAGCGTTTCCAGAGGAGACTTT GATGGCCACCTGAAAATGTTGGGAGGATACTTGGATTTTTTCATGAAACCTGCTGTTGCGGAGATGTACCAAACCTTGAAGAAAGAGCTGGACGAGCTGATACAGAGCAAA TTACTTAATCCTAAAATGGACATGCAAGCACACCGTGACCTCTTATCGGTTATACGGTTATTGGTCTCTGAGGATAGATGTGAGGGAAGCTTTGTGTTTGGTCGGCAAGCACTTAAGCCTTTAGGAACGTCGGCGGTGTCAACACAACCGACACTGGTTTCAAGGACCGAAAGTGGGCCGGGGGGTGACAATTCGAAGAGTCAGCTCCAAACAATGCTCACAAGGGCGGGTCATGCAGCACCGATGTATAAGACAAAGCAGTTGAAGAACAGCAAGTTCCAATCCACAGTAGAGTTTAACGGGACGCAGATCATGGGACAGCCTTGCAGCAACAAGAAGAGTGCTGAGAAGGATGCTGCAGCTGAAGCTATACGATGGCTGATGGGTGGGGCTAAGGAAAGCCACAAGCACGTGAATCATATGTCAAACCTGCTGAAGAGAAGCAAGAAGGATCACCTCTGA